A stretch of DNA from Alphaproteobacteria bacterium:
TCAGACGGCCCAGTTCTTCAGCGCGCACTTCCCACCCCGCCATCAGCATAAAACCGATGACGGCGACGACGCGTAGGATTGATAGTGTGGAACTGCGCTTCAAGAAAAACTTAAGCCACCTGGCTGCGGAGCATCCAGATTGTTTTGTCGTGGTCGCGCAGACGTTCGATCATGACGTCTTCGGTTGCGTCATCATCCATATCATCGGCGACTTCGATGGCTTCCTCGATGCAGGTGCGCAGCTGTTCATGCGAGCGCAGCAAATCCTTGATCATCGCCGCGGCCGACAGGCTGTCACCTGATGCTTCCTTGATCGGTGAATTTTTCAGGAAAGTGGCCATGCCGCCCGGTGCGGGATATTCCAGGGCACGAATACGCTCGGCAACCGTGTCGGCGGCTTCCAGCAATGCTTTGTATTGCTCATCCAGCATAGCGTGCAACTGCGGAAACAAAGGGCCCGTCACATTCCAGTGATAGCCATGCGTTTTGACCGCGAGCACATAGGTGCCGCTGAGAACATCGATCAGATGTTCAATCATTTGCGCATTGGATTTGGAGCTGGATGATTTCGCCATAGGAACCTCCCTGTTTCAGAACTGCCCCATATATGGGATGGAAATGTGGAAAAAGAAAGGCTTTGGTTTGATTTAAGATTCAAGAGCATATTCCCCAATTGAACGGAATAGTCCCCCTCCCGCTTGCAGGAGGGGTTAGGGGAGGGCTGATGAAGATTAAGCCCCTCCAGCAAAAACTAAGCGTTACTGCGTAACGCAGAGTTTTTGCGTCCTCCCCGCAAGCGGGGAGAAGGTTTATTGTTTAACGGGCACGCGGATGCGCGGCTTTATAGGTTTTTGATAATTGCTGCGCATCCACCTGCGTGTAGAGTTGGGTCGTGGAAAGCGAGGCATGGCCCAGCAATTCCTGCAAACTGCGCAAATCGGCACCCGAGGCCAGCAGATGCGTCGCAAAGCTGTGGCGCAAGGCATGGGGCGTTACGCTATCCGGCAAATTCAACTGCCGCCGAAGCTGGCGTAAATGCCGCTGCGCCACGGCAGGGTTCAGCTTTTCACCGCGTGCGCCGACGAACAAAGGTTCTTTGGGCTCAGAGGGATAAGGACAGACTTTCAGATAGCGGTCGAGGCTTTCCCGCACAATCGGCAGCATAGGCACATTACGCTGCTTGTTGCCTTTACCCGTGACGGTCAAGCGGTCTTTTTGCCCGAGATCGGCATATTTAAGTGCCAACGCCTCGCCGATACGCAGCCCAGCGCCATAAAGCAGGGTGAACAGCGCCTCATCGCGCAAGCCGATCCAGTTTTCTTCCGACACATTCTTGGCCAGTGTGACGATGTCCTGCGCATCCACCTCCGATACCGGGCGCGGCAGGCGGCGGGCTGCCTTGGGCAGTTTCAGGATTTCGATGGCGCTGTTATGCATCTGGCCTGAGCGGTCGAGCCAACGGAAAAAGTTCCGCACGCCCGCCACGGCCCTCGCGCGCGAGGCGGCCTGCCGATTTTCCGTGGCGTTATGCGCCAGCCAGCTGCGAAAATCGCCGAGCGTCAACGCCGCCAGCATGGCTATATTCACCTGCCGTGCGCGGTGGCGGTTGAGAAAGCGGAACAGATTATTGAGATCAAGCTGATAGGATTCAAGCGTATGCGCCGAAGCGCGTTTTTCGTATTTTAGCCAACTTTGCCATTTCGCCATAGCGTCAATGACGTCATCGGCGAGAGGCAAAGTGCCTATATCCAGATCACCCATTTGCGTAAGGCTTCGCTACGCGCAGAAAAACTTTGGGGTCTTTGCTGTATCTTGAAATAATGTCTTCGATGACACCTTGATTATGAAGTTCAATCGTTGCGCTGTCGAGCATTTCACGCAGAGCATTTTCACGAATTTCTACACACAAAGATGTTGGGAAGAATTCAAATGGTACATCCTGCGCACGGCGCAGCGTATTGGGATTAGACTTCATAAAATCATCAGCAATCGATGGTTCGTTAAAGACGATATCGGCTTTGCGCGTGGCAACATTCATATATATGTCGGTGATTTGGCCAAGCTGAGGAATCGAAACAGGGGTTGCTTTTGGAAAATGCAATTTGGCAATCATATCCGACATTTCACCATCCATTGTGGATATGCGGACATCCGGCTGGTTAATCAGCGATAAATCCTTATCAAAGCGGTGATCATCAGCCCTGACGTAGGGATAAACAGCGCTATAGAAAATTGGCGATGTATAACCGATATAACGCCCCCTTTCCGCATTCCGCCATACGCCCGCACAAAAGGCGTCAATGCGATGGCTTTGTAGGCTTTCAATAAAACTTCCCCAGCCTGTATTTTCTGTCCATTCAAGTTTTAATTTCAACCTGTCGGCAATAGCCTGGGTGGCATCGACAAGTATTCCTGAGACCTCGTCCGTTGTCGGATCTTTTTTGAAAACGTAAGGCGGCCAATCGGCATAGCCACACCGCAAAGTTTTGGTTCTGAGAACGCGCTCATAGGCGCTTTCTTGTTTGGATTGACCAATCTCTTGGCGGTGATACCAGGACACAACACCGACCGAAGCTATAACGCTCAGGACAACGGCAAAAAGAACCTGCCCGAACTTCATATCCCCTCCGGTCTATCCACGGCCCGTCTTCAGCGCCTGCACGCCTTCGGGCAGGATTTTCTGGCCGGTTTTGGCCCAGTCGGCAACGAATTGTGCAAGGCCCTTGTCCGTCAGCGGATGCGAGAATAACTGGCGGATAACATTCGGCGGGATGGTGGCAACATGCGCGCCAAGCTTCGCCGCGTCGACGACATGCATCGGGTGCCGCACGGAAGCGACCAGAACTTCGGTCTTGAAATTGGGATAGGCACGATAGATTTCGCAAATATCCGCGATCAGCTGCATGCCATTTTCGCCGATATCATCCAGACGGCCGACAAACGGTGACACAAAGGTTGCGCCTGCCTTGGCTGCCAAAATGGCCTGCGCCGCCGAGAAGCAGAGGGTCACATTGACCATCGTGCCTTGCTGGGACAGGGTTTTGCAGACCTTGAGGCCCGCGGGGGTCAGCGGCACCTTGACCGCGATATTCTTGGCGATCTTGGCGAGATACAGGCCCTCGGCCAGCATCGGCTCAAACTCCGTCGCGGCCACTTCGGCGCTGACGGGACCGGATACAACCGCGCAGATTTCCTTAATTAGATCGACAAAATTGCTGTGGCCCGACTTGGCGACCAGCGACGGGTTGGTGGTGACCCCATCCAGAAGGCCCGTTGCGGCAAGGTCTTTAATCTCGTTCAGATCGGCGGTATCAACAAAGAACTTCACGTTAAAATCTCCTGTCTGGCGTGAATCGTATTTCCGGGCTTCATTGTAGCTGATGACATCTTCTCCCGCCACCCTCCGTGTTTTGCTGCCTCTGCCGCTGGCGGATGCCTATGATTACCTGCCTTTGGCAGGTCAGGCGACGGAACCCGGAACTGTCGTTGAAGTACCTTTGGGCCAGCGGCAAATGCTGGGTGTGGTCTGGGGCCCCGGTGAAGGCGGCGTGCCGGAACATAAATTGAAAAGCATTCTGGGCACCTCCAGCCTGCCGCCAATACCGGAAGCCAGCCGCAATTTTGTTGATTGGGTTTCGCAATATACGCTGACACCCTCAGGCGCAGTCCTGAAAATGCTGTTCGGCAGCATGCGCATGATCCAGCCGAAAAAGAACGATGATTATTCCAGCCCCCTGCCCGACCCGGGTCATCACCAGCCTAAACTGACGCCGGATCAAAAAAAAGCGGCAGATGTTTTGATTGAAAAGGTCAAGGCGCAGGAATATTCTGTGACACTTCTGGATGGCGTCACGGGTTCAGGCAAAACAGAAACCTTCTGCGAGGCAATCGCCGAATGTTTACGTCAAGGCAAACAGGCGCTTGTGCTGTTGCCTGAAATTGCCATGACGGCGGCGCTTATCGACCGTTTTGCGGAACGTTTCGGTGTACCGCCTGTGCAATGGCATTCCGAACTCACGCAGAAGCAGCGCCGTCTGAACTGGCACGCAATCGCGCGTGGCGAAGCAAAGTTTATCCTTGGCGCACGTTCGGCGCTGTTCCTGCCCTACCCTGATCTTGGCTTGATTGTTGTCGATGAAGAACATGAAGCCGCCTACAAGCAAGAGGAAGGCGTCATCTATCATGGCCGTGATATGGCCGTGGTGCGTGCGCATCTGGGAAATATTCCGATCATCCTCTCATCCGCTACACCGTCACTGGAAACCATGTTCAATGTACAGCAGAAAAAATACGACCATGTCGTGTTGCACGAACGTTTCGGCAAGGCGGCGATGCCAAAAATCGAACTCGTCGATCTGCGCCAGCATAAATTATCGGCACAGCAGTTTATCAGTCCGCCTTTGTTCGAGGCGCTACAACAAACGATTGAAGAGAAGCATCAGGCGATGCTGTTTCTCAATCGGCGGGGCTATGCACCGCTGACGCTCTGCCGCGCCTGCGGCCATCGGCTGCAATGTCCGAACTGCACCAGCTGGATGATCGAGCATAAGCAATCCGGCAAGCTGCTTTGCCACCATTGCGACCATGCCATGCGCCTGCCGGAGAAATGTCCGTCCTGCAGCGCCGAAGGACGTTTTGCCGCCTGCGGTCCCGGCGTGGAGCGTGTTGCGGAGGAAATCAAGGTGAGCCTGCCGAAAGCGCGCTTCGCCATCATGGCCAGCGATACGCTGAGTGGCCCAAAAGAAGCACAGGCGCTGGTCAACCAGATGGCCAACCGCGAACTTGACCTTCTGATCGGCACGCAGATCATGGCGAAAGGCTATCACTTTCCACGCCTGACACTTGTGGGCGTGGTGGATGCTGATCTCGGCCTTGCGGGTGGCGATCCGCGGGCGGCAGAAAGAACTTTCCAGCTCCTGCAACAGGTTTCAGGCCGCAGCGGTCGCGGTGATGAGCCGGGGCGCGTCTTGTTGCAAACGACGGCACCAGAGCATCCGGTGATGAAAGCCCTACTGAAAGGCGACCGCGATGAATTTATGGCGACCGAACTGAAAGAGCGTGAAACCTATCGCCTGCCGCCTGTATGGCGATTGGCGAGCGTTACGGTTTCGGGCGCGAATATCCGGGAAGTTATCCAACTGGCGGAAGAGCTGGCCACAAAAGCACCACAGAATGAAAAACTGCGTGTTCTCGGCCCCGCTCCCGCCCCCTTCGCTATGTTGCGTGGACGTTACCGTCATCGGCTGATGGTACAGGCGCCGCGCACGGTGAATCTTTCGCGCGTTCTGCGCGAATGGCTTGGCAGAGTCAAGCCGCCAAGGTCCTTACGGATTTTGGTGGATGTTGACCCCTACAGTTTCCTTTAAAAAAGCCGTTTTATGTGGTTTAATTGCTGCGGGAGATAAAACTTATGAACACACCACGCTTTCACGGCTCGATTACCGCACTGATTACGCCTTTTGTTGATGGCAAAGTTGACGAAAAAAACTTCCAGAAACTTGTACAATGGCAGATTGATCAAGGCACGCATGGGCTGGTGCCATGCGGTACTACGGGTGAATCGCCTACCCTGACACATGAAGAAAATCACCGCGTTACGGAACTCTGCATCGAAGTCGCCAAGGGTAAGGTTCCGGTTATTGCCGGATGTGGTTCCAACTCCACGGCTGAAGCCATCAGCCTGACCAGGCATGCCGAAAAAGCAGGCGCGGATGCCGCGCTGCATGTCGTGCCCTATTACAACAAGCCGACTCAGGAAGGCATGTATGCGCATTACAAGGCGATCCATGACGCCACTAACTTGCCGATTTTCATTTACAATATTCCCGGCCGCAGCGTTGTGAATATGAGTGTCGAAACGATGGCGCGGCTTGCCGAACTGCCGCGCATTATCGGCACGAAGGACAGCAGCGGGGATATCACACGCCCTTCCCGCATCCGCGCCTTATGCAAAAATGAATTCCGGCAATTGACGGGCGACGACCCCTTCACCCTGCCCTTCCTCGCGATGGGCGGACATGGCTGCATCTCGGTGACGTCCAACGTCGCGCCCGCACTCTGCGCTCAGCTGTATAACGCGTGGAGCAAAGGTGACCTGGCGACGGCAGAAAAGATCAACGACAGGCTGATGCCGCTGCATGACGCGCTGTTCTATGAAACTTCGCCCGGCCCGGTGAAATATGCCGCCGCCCTGCTCGGCTTGTGCCGTTATGAATTCCGCTTGCCTATGGTGCCCATCGCCAAAGGCAGCGAACGGCGCGTCGAGGCAGCTTTGCAGAAACTCGGGTTGCTGGCGGCGGATGCGGTGATCAAGCCAGCGGTGGGGGCTTAAGGTTCAATTATCAGTGAAAAGCATAAGGTAAACAGGGTTTAACGGCGGCGTAGACTTGAGCAGCCATAGCCCTTATCGCCTTCGCCTGCTCTCCAGACTCATCTTCTTTATATGAATTCGGCTCCCCCTGAACAAA
This window harbors:
- the dapA gene encoding 4-hydroxy-tetrahydrodipicolinate synthase translates to MNTPRFHGSITALITPFVDGKVDEKNFQKLVQWQIDQGTHGLVPCGTTGESPTLTHEENHRVTELCIEVAKGKVPVIAGCGSNSTAEAISLTRHAEKAGADAALHVVPYYNKPTQEGMYAHYKAIHDATNLPIFIYNIPGRSVVNMSVETMARLAELPRIIGTKDSSGDITRPSRIRALCKNEFRQLTGDDPFTLPFLAMGGHGCISVTSNVAPALCAQLYNAWSKGDLATAEKINDRLMPLHDALFYETSPGPVKYAAALLGLCRYEFRLPMVPIAKGSERRVEAALQKLGLLAADAVIKPAVGA
- the priA gene encoding primosomal protein N', translating into MTSSPATLRVLLPLPLADAYDYLPLAGQATEPGTVVEVPLGQRQMLGVVWGPGEGGVPEHKLKSILGTSSLPPIPEASRNFVDWVSQYTLTPSGAVLKMLFGSMRMIQPKKNDDYSSPLPDPGHHQPKLTPDQKKAADVLIEKVKAQEYSVTLLDGVTGSGKTETFCEAIAECLRQGKQALVLLPEIAMTAALIDRFAERFGVPPVQWHSELTQKQRRLNWHAIARGEAKFILGARSALFLPYPDLGLIVVDEEHEAAYKQEEGVIYHGRDMAVVRAHLGNIPIILSSATPSLETMFNVQQKKYDHVVLHERFGKAAMPKIELVDLRQHKLSAQQFISPPLFEALQQTIEEKHQAMLFLNRRGYAPLTLCRACGHRLQCPNCTSWMIEHKQSGKLLCHHCDHAMRLPEKCPSCSAEGRFAACGPGVERVAEEIKVSLPKARFAIMASDTLSGPKEAQALVNQMANRELDLLIGTQIMAKGYHFPRLTLVGVVDADLGLAGGDPRAAERTFQLLQQVSGRSGRGDEPGRVLLQTTAPEHPVMKALLKGDRDEFMATELKERETYRLPPVWRLASVTVSGANIREVIQLAEELATKAPQNEKLRVLGPAPAPFAMLRGRYRHRLMVQAPRTVNLSRVLREWLGRVKPPRSLRILVDVDPYSFL
- a CDS encoding tyrosine recombinase XerC, with amino-acid sequence MGDLDIGTLPLADDVIDAMAKWQSWLKYEKRASAHTLESYQLDLNNLFRFLNRHRARQVNIAMLAALTLGDFRSWLAHNATENRQAASRARAVAGVRNFFRWLDRSGQMHNSAIEILKLPKAARRLPRPVSEVDAQDIVTLAKNVSEENWIGLRDEALFTLLYGAGLRIGEALALKYADLGQKDRLTVTGKGNKQRNVPMLPIVRESLDRYLKVCPYPSEPKEPLFVGARGEKLNPAVAQRHLRQLRRQLNLPDSVTPHALRHSFATHLLASGADLRSLQELLGHASLSTTQLYTQVDAQQLSKTYKAAHPRAR
- a CDS encoding transporter substrate-binding domain-containing protein; protein product: MKFGQVLFAVVLSVIASVGVVSWYHRQEIGQSKQESAYERVLRTKTLRCGYADWPPYVFKKDPTTDEVSGILVDATQAIADRLKLKLEWTENTGWGSFIESLQSHRIDAFCAGVWRNAERGRYIGYTSPIFYSAVYPYVRADDHRFDKDLSLINQPDVRISTMDGEMSDMIAKLHFPKATPVSIPQLGQITDIYMNVATRKADIVFNEPSIADDFMKSNPNTLRRAQDVPFEFFPTSLCVEIRENALREMLDSATIELHNQGVIEDIISRYSKDPKVFLRVAKPYANG
- the fsa gene encoding fructose-6-phosphate aldolase; its protein translation is MKFFVDTADLNEIKDLAATGLLDGVTTNPSLVAKSGHSNFVDLIKEICAVVSGPVSAEVAATEFEPMLAEGLYLAKIAKNIAVKVPLTPAGLKVCKTLSQQGTMVNVTLCFSAAQAILAAKAGATFVSPFVGRLDDIGENGMQLIADICEIYRAYPNFKTEVLVASVRHPMHVVDAAKLGAHVATIPPNVIRQLFSHPLTDKGLAQFVADWAKTGQKILPEGVQALKTGRG
- a CDS encoding DNA starvation/stationary phase protection protein, whose protein sequence is MAKSSSSKSNAQMIEHLIDVLSGTYVLAVKTHGYHWNVTGPLFPQLHAMLDEQYKALLEAADTVAERIRALEYPAPGGMATFLKNSPIKEASGDSLSAAAMIKDLLRSHEQLRTCIEEAIEVADDMDDDATEDVMIERLRDHDKTIWMLRSQVA